From Aristaeella lactis, the proteins below share one genomic window:
- a CDS encoding carbohydrate ABC transporter permease, with amino-acid sequence MIKRTRGEKIFAVFNVIVLSLIGLACLIPIWHCLCASISDPITVSKTRGLILWPKGGVTTIGYAKSLQNESLLRGYANTILYVILGTGFGVLMTIFAGYGLSRNLLFGGAIALFLTFTMMFNGGIIPTYMVVRSLGMLDTRAAIVLPTALSVFNIMITRTSFKSIPEGLMDAARIDGAGHIRILVYVVIPVSKAIIAVITLFSAVQIWNSWFHTAIYVRKRELYPLQIVLREIVLQNTSQASDAGEATSELNQLHAIIRYCVIMLSIIPMLFLYPFIQKYFVTGVMIGSIKG; translated from the coding sequence ATGATCAAACGGACAAGGGGCGAAAAGATCTTCGCCGTATTCAATGTGATCGTTCTCAGCCTGATCGGGCTGGCCTGCCTGATTCCGATCTGGCACTGCCTCTGCGCGTCCATCAGTGACCCGATCACGGTTTCCAAAACCCGGGGTCTGATCCTGTGGCCGAAGGGCGGGGTGACCACGATCGGCTACGCGAAATCCCTGCAGAATGAGAGTCTGCTGCGGGGCTATGCCAACACGATCCTGTACGTGATCCTGGGCACGGGCTTCGGGGTTCTGATGACCATCTTCGCGGGATATGGCCTGAGCCGGAACCTGCTGTTCGGCGGGGCGATCGCGCTGTTCCTCACCTTCACGATGATGTTCAACGGCGGAATCATCCCGACCTATATGGTGGTCCGGTCCCTAGGAATGCTGGACACCCGCGCGGCCATTGTCCTTCCGACAGCGCTGTCAGTGTTCAATATTATGATTACGCGAACTTCGTTCAAGAGTATACCGGAAGGCCTGATGGACGCGGCAAGAATTGACGGGGCCGGCCATATCCGGATCCTGGTTTATGTGGTCATTCCGGTTTCCAAGGCGATTATCGCGGTGATTACGCTCTTCAGCGCGGTACAGATCTGGAACAGCTGGTTCCATACAGCCATCTACGTCCGGAAACGCGAACTGTATCCGCTGCAGATCGTGCTGCGTGAGATTGTACTGCAGAATACCTCCCAGGCTTCGGATGCCGGGGAAGCCACCAGCGAGCTGAACCAGCTCCACGCAATTATCCGCTACTGCGTGATTATGCTGTCCATTATCCCGATGCTGTTCCTGTATCCGTTCATCCAAAAGTATTTTGTGACCGGGGTTATGATCGGATCCATCAAGGGATGA
- the asnB gene encoding asparagine synthase B encodes MCSIFGMTGARFPRDLIKTCFDRTISRGPDMSRMVDIPGGILGFHRLAIMGLHEEGMQPFRLDNDYVVCNGELYGFRPLRARLMETYDIKSECDCEILLPLYREYGVEMFKTLDAEFALILWDDKQQKLIAARDPIGIRPLYYGEVRGGGMAFASEPKNLIGMCDTILPFPPGHYWIDGEFVQYADPAYVGYFTMKTEAEVCPKLRRLLMDGVEKRLDADAPVGFLLSGGLDSSLVCAIAQKMLDKPIRTFAIGMDIDAIDLKYARMVADYIGSNHTEVIISEKDVLEALPTVVELLGTWDITTIRASIGMYLVCKWIHENTDVRVLLTGEISDELFGYKYTDFAPSAAAFQEEAEKRIRELHVYDVLRADRCISYNSLEARVPFGDLKFVRYAMSIDPELKMNNHNMGKYLIRKAFADDHILPDEILWRQKAAFSDAVGHSMVDDLKAYAEKTYTDEEFAEKAAKYDYCRPFTKESLLYRELFEQFYPGQAHMIPDFWMPNKTWPGCNVNDPSARVLANYGQSGQ; translated from the coding sequence ATGTGTTCAATCTTCGGCATGACAGGTGCCCGGTTTCCCCGGGACCTGATCAAAACCTGTTTTGACCGGACCATCTCCCGCGGTCCGGATATGAGCCGCATGGTGGATATTCCCGGCGGCATTCTCGGTTTTCACCGTCTGGCCATCATGGGCCTGCACGAGGAAGGTATGCAGCCTTTCCGGCTGGATAATGACTACGTGGTCTGCAACGGCGAGCTTTACGGCTTCCGTCCTCTGCGGGCCCGCCTCATGGAAACCTACGATATTAAAAGCGAATGCGACTGTGAGATCCTGCTTCCCCTTTATCGGGAATACGGTGTGGAAATGTTCAAAACCCTGGACGCGGAGTTTGCCCTGATCCTCTGGGATGACAAACAGCAGAAACTGATCGCCGCCCGGGATCCCATCGGTATCCGTCCCCTCTATTACGGTGAAGTCCGGGGAGGCGGCATGGCTTTTGCCAGCGAGCCGAAAAACCTGATCGGTATGTGCGATACAATCCTTCCCTTCCCGCCCGGTCACTACTGGATTGACGGTGAATTCGTCCAGTATGCGGATCCGGCTTATGTGGGATATTTCACCATGAAAACTGAAGCGGAAGTCTGTCCCAAGCTGCGCCGCCTGCTGATGGACGGCGTTGAAAAGCGCCTGGACGCGGACGCCCCGGTCGGTTTCCTGCTCTCCGGCGGTCTGGATTCCTCCCTGGTCTGCGCCATTGCCCAGAAAATGCTGGATAAGCCGATCCGCACCTTTGCCATCGGCATGGATATCGACGCCATTGACCTGAAGTACGCCCGTATGGTCGCGGACTATATCGGCAGTAACCACACGGAAGTCATCATCAGTGAAAAGGATGTTCTGGAGGCCCTGCCCACGGTTGTTGAGCTTCTGGGCACCTGGGATATCACCACCATCCGTGCTTCCATCGGCATGTACCTGGTCTGCAAGTGGATCCATGAAAACACGGATGTCCGGGTGCTGCTCACCGGTGAGATCTCCGATGAACTCTTTGGATACAAGTACACGGACTTTGCCCCTTCCGCCGCCGCTTTCCAGGAGGAAGCAGAAAAGCGTATCCGGGAACTGCATGTGTATGACGTTCTCCGGGCGGACCGCTGCATTTCCTACAACTCCCTGGAAGCCCGCGTCCCCTTCGGTGACCTGAAGTTTGTGCGCTACGCCATGAGCATCGACCCCGAACTGAAGATGAACAACCACAACATGGGTAAATACCTGATCCGTAAAGCCTTTGCGGATGACCATATTCTTCCGGACGAGATCCTCTGGCGCCAGAAGGCCGCCTTCTCCGATGCTGTAGGCCACAGCATGGTGGATGACCTGAAAGCCTATGCGGAAAAGACTTATACGGATGAGGAGTTTGCGGAAAAAGCAGCGAAATACGATTACTGCCGGCCTTTCACAAAGGAAAGCCTGCTCTACCGGGAACTGTTCGAGCAGTTCTATCCCGGCCAGGCCCATATGATCCCCGACTTCTGGATGCCCAACAAAACCTGGCCCGGCTGCAATGTCAATGATCCGTCTGCACGCGTATTGGCCAATTATGGCCAAAGTGGCCAATAA
- a CDS encoding MerR family transcriptional regulator → MDEQLLKIGELAGLCNVSPKALRVYEKRGLIKPIKIDEESGYRYYSADQVKDVETLIEWRDMGFSLKEIRIIFSGKYNKEDIDLILSAKKREWQEKIWIAEAKMEEIDKLGCNLKFDEKTNLSSLSDKDRAWYLSRLTIINDNNVRQAISEAIWL, encoded by the coding sequence ATGGACGAACAACTGCTTAAGATCGGAGAACTGGCGGGACTTTGTAACGTATCGCCGAAAGCTCTGCGCGTATACGAAAAGCGAGGGCTTATAAAACCTATAAAGATCGACGAGGAATCGGGCTACAGATATTACAGCGCCGATCAGGTTAAGGACGTCGAAACGCTCATTGAGTGGCGCGATATGGGATTCTCCTTAAAAGAGATCAGGATCATATTCTCGGGGAAATACAATAAGGAAGACATCGACCTTATCCTTTCGGCAAAAAAGAGAGAGTGGCAGGAAAAGATCTGGATCGCGGAAGCGAAGATGGAAGAGATAGACAAACTCGGCTGCAATCTTAAGTTTGACGAAAAAACGAATCTGTCGTCGCTTTCCGATAAAGACAGAGCGTGGTATTTATCGAGACTTACGATCATAAACGACAATAACGTACGCCAGGCGATAAGCGAAGCAATATGGCTGTAA
- a CDS encoding ABC transporter transmembrane domain-containing protein, with the protein MKVLKRLAAANLIWVITAFTAVFLSITVQFFWTVRIGMIADAIVSRKKIELKFVLIMFSILLASCLFIYLKGIVGKYATEKMAHTLRMDFAGNLLVNSTAETMGGYEAMSKAQNELTASSEGLSEAFDVIEQFLSGILALFFLLFENLRFTLIVLGPMIIVVLLINRIGKNLPALVNTAMDKKISNNKTAYMIISNYEAVKVFGAEEFFEKKFREELEEWGRLETKKERISAVTNSVSGILSQLPLLILFGVGALLIFKGYMTIGTLMIFLNMTGSFISTIMNLPSWVVKIKQFLVHLSRTDIECLE; encoded by the coding sequence ATGAAGGTACTTAAGAGACTTGCGGCAGCGAACCTGATATGGGTGATAACGGCTTTTACCGCCGTGTTCTTATCGATAACAGTCCAGTTTTTCTGGACGGTGCGTATCGGTATGATAGCCGATGCGATCGTAAGCCGCAAAAAGATAGAGCTTAAATTTGTGCTCATTATGTTTTCGATCCTTCTTGCCTCGTGCCTGTTTATATACCTTAAAGGAATAGTCGGCAAGTATGCGACAGAGAAAATGGCACACACATTAAGAATGGATTTTGCGGGCAACTTGCTTGTAAACAGCACAGCCGAAACCATGGGCGGATATGAGGCGATGTCGAAAGCGCAAAACGAACTTACCGCCTCGTCGGAAGGCCTAAGCGAAGCGTTTGACGTGATCGAGCAATTCCTGTCGGGCATACTGGCACTTTTCTTTTTACTGTTTGAAAACCTAAGATTCACGCTTATTGTACTTGGCCCCATGATCATAGTCGTTCTGCTCATAAACAGGATCGGGAAAAACCTTCCGGCGCTGGTAAACACGGCAATGGACAAAAAGATAAGCAACAACAAGACCGCATACATGATCATTTCGAACTACGAAGCGGTAAAGGTGTTCGGCGCGGAGGAGTTCTTTGAAAAGAAGTTCAGGGAAGAACTTGAGGAATGGGGAAGACTTGAAACGAAAAAAGAACGAATAAGCGCCGTCACGAATTCGGTCTCAGGAATCCTTTCACAGCTTCCGTTACTCATACTTTTCGGCGTGGGTGCACTGCTCATTTTCAAAGGGTACATGACGATCGGAACGCTCATGATCTTTTTGAACATGACGGGCAGCTTCATTAGTACGATCATGAATCTTCCGTCGTGGGTAGTGAAGATAAAGCAATTCCTGGTACATCTTTCAAGAACGGACATCGAATGTCTGGAGTAA
- a CDS encoding ATP-binding cassette domain-containing protein, whose amino-acid sequence METVIYGENLSFSYKEKEILKDINFAIKKGERVGIVGESGSGKSTFLRLLAGLLSPTGGVVSVAGETSAEGIIKKISMVMQDAMLMPLTIKENITLGKDVPVSRIEEVIKATKLDKWIDSLEYGIDTYLGDRANEISGGQAQRIAIARAMLKDADIILLDEPTSSLDKETTTEVLEALDRLMEGKTVVHVTHHPDLLKGYDRIITVKEGRFYE is encoded by the coding sequence ATGGAAACGGTGATTTACGGAGAAAACTTATCATTTTCGTATAAAGAAAAAGAGATCTTAAAAGATATAAACTTTGCCATCAAAAAAGGAGAACGCGTGGGGATCGTCGGCGAGAGCGGCTCGGGGAAAAGCACATTCCTGCGCTTGCTCGCGGGGCTTCTTTCTCCGACGGGCGGAGTTGTGAGCGTGGCGGGAGAGACGAGCGCGGAAGGGATCATCAAAAAGATATCCATGGTGATGCAGGATGCGATGCTCATGCCCCTTACGATTAAAGAAAACATCACGCTCGGAAAAGACGTTCCGGTTTCACGTATCGAAGAAGTCATAAAGGCGACAAAGCTCGATAAGTGGATCGACTCCCTCGAATACGGCATCGATACGTATCTTGGGGACCGAGCCAACGAGATTTCCGGCGGCCAGGCGCAGAGGATCGCGATAGCAAGAGCGATGCTTAAAGACGCCGACATCATCTTACTTGATGAGCCCACGTCATCCCTGGACAAAGAAACCACAACGGAGGTGCTTGAAGCACTCGATCGGCTGATGGAAGGAAAGACTGTCGTTCATGTAACTCATCACCCCGATCTTTTAAAAGGCTACGATCGGATCATCACCGTAAAAGAAGGGCGTTTTTATGAATAA
- a CDS encoding histidinol-phosphatase, with protein sequence MSERITTVNLHTHTCRCKHARGIPADYAKAAEEKGIRVLGMTDHTPFPDDRVIIIRMGIVELDDYIREVREAQAAYPKLKILLGLECEYFPEFDDFYRMLREEKKMDYLIGSVHFYIYKGKHQGFWNGFVMDREALRSYADAYIQMLESGHFFFGAHPDLFGASIDTWNEDCEETAERICKTAAQLKMPLEINVSGWLKQEQNANKLGYISAEKAIADGLSCPRPYPLDEFWRVAARHGVKAVINSDAHDPDVLTKYMELGYDMAERNGVEIIYPFGK encoded by the coding sequence ATGAGTGAAAGAATAACAACGGTCAACCTGCATACCCATACCTGCAGATGCAAACACGCCAGGGGGATTCCGGCCGACTACGCGAAGGCCGCGGAGGAAAAGGGAATCCGGGTCCTTGGCATGACGGACCATACACCTTTTCCGGATGACCGGGTGATCATAATCCGGATGGGCATCGTGGAGCTGGATGATTATATCCGCGAAGTCCGGGAGGCCCAGGCGGCTTATCCGAAACTGAAGATCCTGCTGGGACTGGAATGCGAATATTTTCCGGAGTTTGACGATTTTTACCGAATGCTCCGGGAAGAAAAGAAAATGGATTACCTGATCGGCAGCGTGCATTTTTACATATACAAGGGGAAACACCAGGGCTTCTGGAACGGCTTCGTCATGGACCGGGAAGCGCTGCGAAGCTACGCGGACGCTTATATCCAGATGCTGGAGAGCGGTCATTTCTTCTTCGGCGCGCATCCGGATCTTTTCGGGGCGTCCATCGATACCTGGAACGAGGACTGCGAGGAAACGGCGGAAAGGATCTGCAAGACGGCGGCACAGCTGAAAATGCCGCTGGAGATCAACGTCAGCGGATGGCTGAAGCAGGAGCAGAACGCGAACAAGCTCGGTTATATTTCCGCGGAGAAAGCCATTGCGGATGGTCTTTCCTGCCCGCGGCCGTATCCGCTGGATGAATTCTGGCGGGTGGCGGCCAGACACGGGGTCAAGGCGGTGATCAACTCCGATGCCCATGATCCGGATGTCCTGACAAAGTATATGGAGCTCGGGTACGACATGGCCGAGCGGAACGGGGTTGAGATTATCTACCCCTTTGGGAAATGA
- a CDS encoding four helix bundle protein — MKPSPLRDKSASFAKSIILATRAMRENHIESALTNQLLRCGTSVGANIHEAQFAQGGRDFVAKLDISLKECNECEYWLNLLKETDSIAESDYKDLMNQCTELRRMLLSSINTMKSKDSQ, encoded by the coding sequence ATGAAGCCCAGCCCGCTCCGTGATAAATCAGCCTCCTTCGCCAAATCTATCATCCTGGCCACTCGTGCCATGCGCGAAAATCACATTGAATCAGCTCTCACAAACCAGTTGCTCCGTTGCGGAACTTCCGTTGGCGCCAACATTCACGAAGCTCAGTTTGCCCAGGGTGGCCGGGATTTCGTTGCTAAACTGGATATCTCCCTGAAAGAGTGCAATGAGTGTGAGTATTGGCTCAACCTTCTGAAGGAAACCGACAGTATCGCAGAATCAGATTACAAAGATCTGATGAATCAGTGTACTGAGCTCCGCCGTATGCTGCTTTCCTCCATCAACACCATGAAATCCAAAGATTCACAGTAG
- a CDS encoding LL-diaminopimelate aminotransferase has product MLTPNLSYANLKESYLFYHIAQKTRAYLAEHPGTHLYRMGIGDVSLPLVPAVIAALHEGVDNQGVKDRFHGYMPECGAPSLRETIAKHYEKRDVFLSPEEVFVSSGASDELGDLLDLFDRSNKALIMEPAYPAYVDANIMAGREIIHLPSGPDDHFLPLPKPGLDADLIYLCSPNNPTGAAYNREQLTQWINWANDRGAVILFDAAYEAFIEEDLPHSIFEIPGAETCAIEICSLSKTAGFTGTRLGYTVIPKALERCGLNLNAMWVRNRTTKTNGVSYILQHGGAAVFTDEGQKQIHANIRIYKENARVLMEALDKAGIRYWGGKNAPYIWMQCPDGMGSWEFFDKLLTEIQVVGTPGEGFGACGEGFFRFSTFGDPADTREAANRLLQLLKK; this is encoded by the coding sequence ATGCTGACACCCAACCTCAGCTACGCGAATCTTAAGGAATCCTACCTTTTCTATCATATTGCGCAGAAGACCAGGGCTTACCTGGCGGAGCATCCGGGTACCCATCTTTACCGGATGGGCATCGGGGATGTTTCCCTTCCGCTGGTCCCCGCGGTCATCGCGGCGCTGCATGAAGGTGTGGATAACCAGGGTGTAAAGGATCGCTTCCATGGATATATGCCGGAGTGCGGCGCGCCTTCCCTTCGGGAAACCATCGCGAAGCACTATGAGAAGCGGGATGTTTTCCTCTCTCCGGAGGAGGTTTTCGTTTCCAGCGGTGCCAGCGATGAACTGGGCGACCTGCTGGACCTGTTTGACCGGTCGAACAAAGCCCTGATCATGGAGCCGGCCTATCCCGCTTATGTGGATGCCAATATCATGGCCGGCCGGGAGATCATCCATCTTCCCTCCGGCCCTGACGATCATTTCCTGCCCCTGCCCAAGCCCGGGCTGGATGCGGACCTGATCTACCTCTGCTCCCCAAACAATCCCACCGGTGCCGCCTATAACCGGGAACAGCTGACCCAGTGGATCAACTGGGCCAATGACCGCGGTGCGGTGATCCTCTTCGACGCGGCTTATGAAGCCTTTATTGAAGAAGATCTTCCCCACAGCATCTTTGAGATCCCCGGTGCGGAAACCTGTGCCATTGAGATCTGTTCCCTGTCCAAGACCGCCGGCTTCACCGGCACCCGTCTCGGATACACGGTCATCCCGAAGGCCCTGGAGCGCTGCGGCCTGAACCTCAACGCCATGTGGGTGCGAAACCGCACCACCAAGACCAACGGTGTGTCCTATATCCTGCAGCACGGCGGTGCCGCTGTCTTCACGGATGAAGGACAGAAGCAGATCCACGCGAACATCCGGATCTATAAGGAAAACGCCCGGGTGCTCATGGAGGCGCTGGACAAGGCCGGTATCCGTTACTGGGGCGGCAAGAACGCGCCGTATATCTGGATGCAGTGCCCCGACGGTATGGGCAGCTGGGAGTTCTTCGACAAGCTGCTGACTGAGATCCAGGTTGTCGGCACTCCCGGTGAAGGCTTCGGTGCCTGCGGTGAAGGTTTCTTCCGTTTCTCCACCTTCGGTGATCCGGCAGATACCCGCGAAGCTGCCAACCGGCTGCTGCAGCTTCTGAAAAAGTAA
- the guaA gene encoding glutamine-hydrolyzing GMP synthase translates to MQQKELILILDFGGQYTQLIARRVRECHVYSEVVPWNMPLADILARNPKGIILSGGPSSVHDVDAPRIDPALYEAGVPVLGICYGMQLTALLLGGAVEKAKEREYGRVTVRMKEQTGLFGGMQPASNCWMSHTWQVSACPPGFRVIAETDNCPVAAMVNEDKKICCVQFHPEVTHTEEGTMLIRNFLFRFCGCSGDWTMSAYAETAIKQIRETVGEDGTVLLALSGGVDSSVVAALIYKAIGKRLTCVFVDHGLLRKGESDQVCHVFSHLFPVRFIRSDASERFFADLKGVTEPEEKRHIIGRDFIEVFKKEAATLGKLDYFAQGTIYPDVIESGQGTNAAVIKSHHNVGGLPKELGFTELIEPLRMLFKDEVRALGETLGLPKELVWRQPFPGPGLAIRIIGEVTPEKAEIVRESDAIFREEIAAAGLDRHVNQYFTVLTGIQSVGVMGDERTYDYTIALRAVTTDDFMTADWARLPYDLIARVSARIVNEVPHASRVVMDVTTKPPASIEWE, encoded by the coding sequence ATGCAGCAGAAAGAACTCATCCTCATCCTGGACTTCGGCGGCCAGTATACCCAGCTGATTGCCCGCCGCGTTCGCGAATGCCATGTCTATTCCGAGGTTGTCCCGTGGAATATGCCCCTGGCGGACATCCTGGCCCGCAATCCCAAGGGCATCATCCTTTCCGGCGGTCCCTCCAGCGTCCATGACGTTGACGCGCCCCGGATTGATCCGGCCCTGTATGAAGCAGGAGTCCCGGTGCTGGGAATCTGCTACGGCATGCAGCTGACTGCCCTGCTCCTGGGCGGTGCTGTTGAAAAAGCCAAAGAACGGGAATACGGCCGTGTCACGGTCCGGATGAAGGAACAGACCGGCCTCTTCGGCGGTATGCAGCCTGCGTCCAACTGCTGGATGAGCCATACCTGGCAGGTCAGTGCCTGCCCGCCCGGTTTCCGGGTGATCGCGGAAACGGACAACTGCCCCGTTGCCGCCATGGTCAACGAGGATAAGAAGATCTGCTGCGTGCAGTTCCATCCGGAAGTGACCCATACCGAGGAAGGAACCATGCTGATCCGTAACTTCCTCTTCCGCTTCTGCGGCTGCTCCGGCGACTGGACCATGAGTGCCTACGCCGAGACCGCCATTAAGCAGATCCGTGAAACCGTCGGCGAAGACGGAACCGTACTGCTGGCCCTGTCCGGCGGTGTGGACTCTTCTGTAGTTGCCGCCCTGATCTATAAAGCCATCGGCAAGCGCCTCACCTGCGTTTTTGTGGACCACGGTCTCCTGCGCAAAGGAGAAAGCGATCAGGTCTGCCATGTCTTCAGCCATCTCTTCCCGGTGCGTTTCATTCGTTCTGACGCTTCCGAACGCTTCTTTGCGGATCTCAAGGGCGTCACGGAGCCGGAGGAAAAGCGGCACATCATCGGCCGGGATTTCATTGAAGTCTTCAAGAAGGAAGCGGCCACGCTCGGCAAACTGGACTACTTTGCCCAGGGCACCATCTATCCGGACGTGATCGAGAGCGGCCAGGGCACCAATGCCGCCGTCATCAAGAGCCACCACAATGTGGGCGGCCTGCCGAAGGAACTGGGCTTCACCGAGCTCATCGAGCCCCTGCGCATGCTCTTCAAGGACGAAGTCCGCGCCCTGGGTGAAACCCTGGGCCTGCCGAAGGAACTGGTCTGGCGCCAGCCCTTCCCGGGGCCCGGCCTGGCCATCCGCATCATCGGGGAGGTGACTCCGGAGAAGGCGGAAATCGTCCGGGAAAGCGATGCCATTTTCCGCGAGGAGATCGCCGCTGCCGGTCTCGACCGCCATGTCAATCAGTACTTCACCGTTCTGACCGGCATCCAGAGCGTCGGCGTTATGGGTGACGAGCGCACCTACGACTACACCATCGCTCTCCGCGCCGTCACTACCGATGACTTCATGACCGCCGACTGGGCGCGTCTCCCTTATGACCTCATCGCCCGGGTTTCCGCTCGCATCGTCAATGAGGTTCCGCATGCAAGCAGAGTAGTAATGGATGTGACGACGAAGCCTCCGGCGAGCATTGAGTGGGAATAA
- a CDS encoding ABC transporter transmembrane domain-containing protein, with product MNKQVGKLLKEAGVWREFVVMMILRSPFDICNSILTANMMQKFMRLIEQNQSENLGKTLGVFFALTVLLFGYNMTIWSTIAVRFTVKLQKTLREKMFHKIMSLPASELMGSSKAEWFTRLNNDIDKAVGYLVNPINFMHMVIASVNLVISSVIMMFLSVELYIIGICCLVPFFMLNVFVISSKINVFKKEAQKSLVGYTDWIDAALKEKEMLAVYDAKDFAGKRIAQKSTGILKQNMKAHNRGAICNMFYAFSGMLGYLLLLYRGNGIIEKKLDDFADLCKVTQYRGMLVLSFNCVLNSIINMRGSLVGVERVNEVLLGGKDDGRTTA from the coding sequence ATGAATAAGCAGGTCGGAAAACTGCTAAAAGAGGCAGGAGTATGGCGTGAATTTGTGGTGATGATGATACTTCGTTCGCCTTTTGATATCTGCAATTCGATACTCACTGCCAATATGATGCAGAAATTCATGCGTCTTATCGAACAGAATCAAAGCGAAAACCTTGGGAAGACTCTGGGCGTTTTCTTTGCACTGACAGTCCTTTTGTTTGGCTATAACATGACGATCTGGAGCACGATCGCGGTAAGATTTACGGTGAAGCTTCAAAAGACGTTGCGGGAGAAGATGTTTCATAAGATAATGAGCCTTCCCGCAAGCGAGCTTATGGGAAGTTCGAAGGCCGAGTGGTTTACGAGGTTAAACAATGACATCGACAAAGCGGTGGGTTATCTTGTTAATCCGATCAACTTCATGCATATGGTCATCGCGTCGGTGAACCTTGTGATTTCATCGGTCATCATGATGTTTTTAAGCGTTGAGCTTTATATTATCGGGATATGCTGTCTGGTGCCTTTCTTTATGCTTAATGTGTTCGTGATCTCGTCGAAGATAAACGTATTTAAGAAAGAGGCTCAAAAGTCACTGGTGGGATACACCGATTGGATCGATGCGGCGCTTAAGGAAAAAGAAATGCTGGCCGTATATGACGCAAAAGATTTCGCAGGCAAACGCATCGCGCAAAAGAGCACCGGGATACTTAAACAAAACATGAAAGCGCACAACAGGGGAGCGATATGCAACATGTTCTACGCGTTTTCGGGGATGCTCGGATATCTGCTTTTATTGTACCGGGGTAATGGTATAATAGAGAAAAAGCTTGATGATTTCGCGGATCTTTGTAAAGTTACGCAGTACCGCGGAATGCTCGTGCTTAGTTTTAACTGTGTGCTCAATTCGATTATCAACATGCGCGGAAGCCTCGTGGGCGTTGAGCGTGTAAATGAAGTACTCTTAGGGGGAAAAGACGATGGACGAACAACTGCTTAA